In Akkermansia muciniphila, one DNA window encodes the following:
- a CDS encoding YdeI/OmpD-associated family protein: MEINNLLPITTRKELRIWLENNHLSSSFCWVLTTRKPSPHALLYLDAVEEALCFGWIDSTCKKTPSGFLAQRLTPRSRKSKWSELNKERVRRLARLGLMTPHGEQCLPEMNPEAFRIDPYILQLLQQDPLIYANFLAFPRLYRHVRLDTIQIKKNQPELFRKRLEKFLKNTRENRMYGEWHDGGRLLEE, from the coding sequence ATGGAAATAAACAACCTTCTTCCCATCACTACACGGAAGGAATTAAGAATATGGCTGGAAAACAACCACCTCTCTTCCTCCTTCTGCTGGGTTCTCACAACGAGGAAACCTTCCCCACATGCCCTCCTTTACCTGGATGCCGTGGAGGAAGCCCTGTGCTTCGGCTGGATTGACAGCACCTGCAAGAAGACGCCCTCCGGTTTCCTGGCCCAGCGTCTCACTCCGCGATCCAGAAAGAGTAAATGGTCCGAACTGAACAAGGAACGCGTCCGCCGCCTGGCCAGGCTGGGGCTAATGACGCCCCACGGCGAACAATGTCTGCCGGAAATGAATCCGGAAGCATTCCGTATTGACCCGTATATTTTACAGCTCCTTCAACAGGATCCGCTTATTTACGCCAATTTCCTGGCATTTCCCCGTCTATACCGTCACGTGCGCCTGGATACCATTCAAATTAAAAAAAACCAGCCGGAACTGTTTCGCAAACGTCTGGAAAAATTTCTGAAGAATACCCGTGAAAACAGGATGTACGGAGAATGGCACGACGGAGGCCGGCTGCTGGAAGAATAG
- a CDS encoding autotransporter-associated beta strand repeat-containing protein — protein sequence MRPHLPLVLLSALLSCFISPAWSDYTLTGNGETTISFADDQYTITPPEGEPLTQADSPGGIYLTDITASGTYQDGYNRVLNLEGGTYTGLQLWNVAGTAGGVTIGGNNSFVINIGEGTSLLNTNAQLMGWSNQNRIVSADITLNVDRNAGTVNGFSLVGDGNKNDAYQTTGTYTVNIHGGEWAGISVSNPSSSWCIGLGQESFRHTGDVTFTIDGGTFAQLVTAGTTRGAGQKSTIIGNVSLNLDGGTFNGSVALLGRGQVQLGDGTNAYTARLRITGGQYNANVYGLSDATSSGSAANIAEHSSASIEITGGTFAQSLFSQGVATTITGAAFSGDGTRKIFAGARLSTSAWNLADTNMTLDLGGNTVAAMIAGGSWVETGESTLNITGSTNLTFKSGTYTGQIWGGSYINGTATAALTGNIGSTNITITGGTFDGAQISLGTYVERNNANSALTIGEANLSISGGTFNNASIYAGGQKVNGTSLTTALASVTLTGNDAVFSGTTTISGQGRGDTVTRSVLNLNGVTREDMFENAVISGFDEISAGEGTDALIANATVLDGRSAFTKSGAGKLTLGSSAGFANALTVSAGELSFGLAGGVAFGNSITMGAGARLTSAGNMTLSPASVLTLDLTGLNSSSAAVIQSGGTLSFSTEGTLTLTISGVDQTMENDYRLIAADSFGTLTASNFSFDSSSLSEDYTYALELSGNTLYLRVKALGEALNWNGGSAGTWTATGGSAVWLDKDGTAIVYDASKSANFEDLAGISASAVTIDGNVSSARLTVNNGETAYTFTGTGTLVDGTGPMSLIKRGEGVLTIENTGANTFSGGTTIMAGTLNLNVVQGLGTGTVTLNGGELVLNTEGTTGLVATNNIIFGGGTFTYGTGAAQDISGLIDAAASTAAIRVNTNGNNISWATYTQELGNKDIVKLGNGLLTINTVQGGTFAGAITVNEGTLFYSIGDNSVTRTWSGNVSIAENATLQIQDNRAHNSVNTDTLSGRITGAGTLVLGKKEGGAFPGGGRYSVTGDNSGFTGTMRLAGNGVNAAWNEVGFANAAAIGGATLELDGRGFFVNSAADPINADIHVMAAGGWLNGNSNQTLVLAGSLTSEAGANLGITAAGDPTLTAIFTGDLTGFMGTVHSGRGNAILSFGNGGAASTLDTGEFIKAVSLGGTGTYRVNYTGTAGNLLYAGNVIDTASLSIQGSDKLILTGANTTTGELNISQNSSVQLGDGTGDNAAWAGTIAGAGSLTVSTSGAFAVGDRANGLTGTLTLAKGTLDLSGAATTTNILIQSGALANAGSYAGTDANKVHVHAIADSGNIALGGLDAAGLGSVVTTAAGTQLTGLKQGSTWTVNGSDSNLAVGAGNISGDPFSGEDFLVQFEGTGDNLGGISFEDGSTLTLDLTSVMNAMKTAAGNLEILLTNGSFAQDLETLKSHITANPLFAALGFGIVGVNGGGIVLSGDTDLVYVSSVDGAGSADNPVTDQSLNFYQAVIVDQDLYVQSDGSMVIKNLTAPGTEPGQTGTGSLIVTNTAEDKGSIELQNSLFHDGAGVDTSFAGDISGLNGAAANTDLVKTGANKLTLSGNVSLAGDIIAEEGTLQLNGTADVEALHLNSADAGSPAVIGVGGRATAQELAGGDNGGKLDIAPSGTLTLTGATDGLSHTEISGPGTLAIAEGASLGLAADSTLSGVVLDLGGSLSLEADGSAGGLNGSGSLELNGQTLQIRAASGQTHTYDGTLGEGTLDVSGAGTQVLRSSGADTGLTVSGGNLVLQGNADVDGSRLSYGNLVNNGNLTIQASDNSLTAVNTTLSVENASFSSGSTTTFTLNTDADMTASFIEASGDVVIEDGASFHVTSIPDVNITWKSGNPMELTLMELTGNGTIDLGENTLTVGGLFLTYYKNAHLVQEGDKVVLKAEEQTDNIYAGVADTANSMAGANLLWDAARNGSVDQTVTDFLGALNKDMLNNPSAARHSLAAVAGSTVNALGTAQRDALRDQMGWIRNRTTLMGVNPAYVNDDLPRFHMWMEGTGSYAQLDTRGDESGYRLTTWGGTVGMDADLSDRVTVGAAFTASYGDLTASAADSADGHLDSYYASLFGRYQNKRWAHTLILTGGWNDATLNRTVNYGEGSYSTQGSTGGWGLGAMYELTYDIYLDENRSSVLQPLFNASVVTTRMDGYEETGAGNAGLNVGRQDWTTGTVALGGRWMGLVGSNIFGREALGEIRVNAAQDLGDRRGETNVTLLGNPGFTQSVRGAKAGTTALQLGAGLSVPVGTKGTVFVNGNADIRDGSSSVNGSVGYRYDF from the coding sequence ATGCGCCCGCACTTGCCTCTGGTTCTTTTATCCGCTCTTCTGTCCTGTTTCATTTCTCCGGCATGGTCTGACTATACGTTGACGGGCAATGGAGAAACGACAATTTCTTTTGCTGACGACCAATATACGATTACGCCGCCGGAAGGGGAGCCCTTGACCCAGGCGGATTCCCCCGGAGGTATTTATTTAACGGATATTACGGCAAGCGGAACCTATCAAGACGGCTATAACAGGGTTCTCAATCTGGAGGGGGGAACCTATACAGGACTGCAATTATGGAATGTTGCGGGCACTGCCGGAGGCGTCACCATCGGAGGGAACAATTCCTTTGTAATCAATATCGGGGAAGGAACATCCCTGCTGAATACCAATGCCCAGTTGATGGGGTGGAGCAACCAGAACCGGATTGTGTCCGCCGACATTACTCTCAATGTGGACCGGAATGCCGGCACGGTTAATGGTTTTTCCCTGGTGGGGGATGGAAATAAAAATGATGCCTACCAGACGACGGGGACATATACCGTCAACATTCATGGTGGGGAATGGGCCGGAATTTCGGTTTCCAATCCCAGTAGCAGCTGGTGCATAGGGCTGGGGCAGGAATCCTTCCGCCATACGGGGGACGTGACGTTCACCATAGACGGCGGGACTTTCGCCCAGCTGGTAACGGCTGGAACGACACGCGGGGCAGGGCAGAAATCGACCATTATCGGCAATGTCTCTCTGAATCTGGACGGAGGAACTTTTAATGGTTCCGTTGCCCTTCTGGGGAGAGGCCAGGTTCAGTTGGGAGACGGGACGAACGCCTATACGGCCAGGTTGCGCATTACGGGAGGCCAGTACAACGCGAATGTGTATGGCCTGTCCGATGCGACGTCTTCAGGTTCTGCCGCAAATATTGCAGAGCATTCGTCCGCTTCCATAGAAATCACGGGGGGGACTTTTGCTCAGAGTTTGTTTTCGCAGGGTGTGGCGACAACGATCACAGGCGCTGCTTTTTCCGGAGATGGGACCAGGAAAATTTTTGCAGGCGCCCGTTTAAGCACATCTGCCTGGAACCTGGCGGATACCAATATGACGCTGGATTTGGGCGGCAACACGGTAGCGGCCATGATTGCGGGGGGAAGCTGGGTGGAAACGGGAGAGAGCACATTAAATATTACAGGTTCCACCAATTTGACCTTCAAGTCCGGGACGTATACGGGACAAATCTGGGGCGGCTCCTACATTAATGGAACCGCTACCGCCGCCCTTACCGGAAATATCGGTTCCACCAATATAACGATTACGGGCGGCACGTTCGATGGAGCTCAAATATCCCTGGGCACTTACGTGGAACGCAACAATGCCAATTCCGCATTGACTATTGGAGAAGCCAATCTTTCCATTAGCGGCGGGACGTTCAATAATGCCTCCATTTATGCGGGTGGCCAAAAGGTCAACGGCACTTCCCTGACTACGGCCTTGGCCAGCGTGACCCTGACGGGCAATGATGCCGTTTTCTCCGGAACGACAACCATATCCGGTCAGGGCCGGGGAGATACGGTCACCAGGAGCGTGTTGAACCTGAACGGCGTGACTCGCGAAGACATGTTTGAGAATGCCGTGATTTCCGGATTTGACGAGATTTCCGCGGGGGAAGGGACGGACGCCCTTATTGCCAACGCGACGGTGCTGGATGGCCGCAGCGCTTTTACCAAGAGCGGAGCGGGCAAACTTACGCTCGGTTCCTCTGCCGGATTTGCCAATGCGCTGACGGTTTCCGCAGGGGAGCTCAGTTTCGGGCTTGCCGGCGGAGTGGCCTTCGGCAACTCCATTACGATGGGCGCCGGAGCCCGCCTTACCTCTGCGGGCAACATGACTCTTTCCCCGGCTTCCGTTCTGACACTGGATTTGACGGGCCTGAATTCCTCCAGCGCCGCTGTCATCCAGTCGGGCGGCACGCTCTCCTTTAGTACGGAAGGAACGCTGACCCTGACGATCAGCGGAGTGGACCAGACGATGGAAAATGACTACAGACTGATTGCGGCAGACAGTTTCGGTACGTTGACGGCCAGCAATTTTTCTTTTGATTCCAGCAGTCTTTCCGAAGATTATACCTATGCCCTGGAACTGTCCGGAAACACTCTTTACCTGCGTGTCAAGGCGTTGGGCGAAGCCCTCAACTGGAACGGGGGAAGTGCGGGCACCTGGACGGCGACAGGAGGTTCAGCCGTCTGGCTGGACAAGGACGGAACGGCAATCGTCTATGACGCTTCCAAATCCGCCAATTTTGAAGATCTGGCTGGCATATCCGCCTCCGCCGTCACTATAGACGGGAATGTTTCTTCCGCGCGTCTTACGGTCAACAATGGAGAAACGGCCTACACGTTCACGGGAACAGGGACCCTTGTGGACGGGACGGGACCGATGTCCCTCATTAAACGTGGAGAAGGGGTGTTGACCATTGAAAATACCGGCGCAAATACGTTCTCCGGCGGCACGACCATTATGGCCGGCACCCTTAATCTCAACGTTGTTCAGGGCCTGGGCACCGGCACGGTAACGTTGAACGGGGGGGAACTGGTGCTGAATACGGAAGGCACGACGGGGCTGGTAGCGACCAACAATATTATTTTTGGTGGAGGCACTTTCACGTATGGCACGGGAGCTGCGCAGGATATTTCCGGCCTCATCGACGCTGCCGCCAGTACGGCGGCCATCCGGGTGAATACGAACGGGAATAATATATCCTGGGCTACGTACACCCAGGAGCTGGGAAACAAGGATATCGTCAAGCTCGGGAATGGTCTGCTGACCATCAATACGGTGCAAGGGGGAACCTTTGCCGGCGCCATCACCGTAAACGAAGGAACCCTGTTTTATAGCATTGGGGATAATAGCGTTACGCGAACCTGGAGCGGCAATGTTTCCATCGCTGAAAACGCGACTCTCCAGATACAGGACAACCGTGCCCATAACTCCGTAAATACGGATACTCTGTCAGGCCGCATTACCGGAGCCGGAACACTGGTCCTCGGTAAGAAGGAAGGAGGCGCCTTCCCCGGAGGCGGCCGCTATTCCGTCACCGGAGACAACAGCGGCTTTACCGGTACCATGAGGCTGGCTGGCAACGGCGTCAACGCTGCGTGGAATGAAGTCGGCTTCGCCAATGCCGCGGCAATCGGGGGTGCCACGCTGGAACTGGATGGGCGCGGCTTTTTTGTCAATTCCGCTGCCGATCCCATTAATGCCGATATCCATGTGATGGCTGCTGGGGGCTGGCTGAACGGCAATTCCAACCAGACGCTGGTTCTGGCGGGAAGCCTGACGAGCGAAGCGGGGGCCAACCTCGGAATAACGGCGGCCGGAGACCCGACTCTGACGGCCATTTTTACGGGAGATCTCACCGGTTTTATGGGAACGGTGCATTCCGGCCGTGGGAATGCCATCCTGTCCTTTGGCAACGGCGGTGCGGCGTCCACGCTGGATACGGGCGAATTCATCAAGGCCGTTTCCCTGGGAGGAACCGGAACCTACCGCGTCAACTACACGGGTACGGCAGGGAACCTGCTTTATGCCGGGAATGTGATTGATACGGCCTCCCTGAGCATTCAGGGAAGCGACAAGCTGATTCTTACCGGGGCGAATACGACCACGGGAGAGTTGAATATTTCCCAGAATTCTTCTGTCCAGCTGGGCGACGGAACCGGGGACAACGCCGCCTGGGCCGGAACCATTGCCGGAGCGGGCAGTCTTACGGTCAGCACCTCCGGCGCTTTTGCCGTGGGGGACCGCGCCAACGGCCTGACGGGGACGCTGACGCTGGCCAAGGGCACGCTGGACCTTTCCGGTGCGGCCACCACTACTAATATCCTTATTCAATCCGGAGCGCTGGCGAACGCCGGAAGTTACGCAGGAACGGACGCAAACAAGGTTCATGTCCATGCGATTGCCGATTCCGGCAATATTGCCCTGGGAGGTCTGGATGCCGCCGGACTGGGGTCAGTTGTCACCACTGCTGCCGGAACGCAGCTCACCGGACTCAAGCAGGGTTCCACCTGGACGGTGAACGGCTCAGACAGCAACCTTGCGGTGGGAGCGGGCAATATTTCCGGAGATCCCTTCTCGGGAGAGGATTTTCTGGTTCAGTTTGAGGGCACGGGGGACAATCTGGGCGGCATCTCCTTTGAAGACGGTTCCACGCTGACGCTGGACCTCACCAGCGTCATGAATGCCATGAAAACGGCGGCCGGAAATCTGGAGATACTTCTGACCAACGGCAGTTTTGCGCAGGACCTTGAAACGCTTAAGAGCCACATAACGGCTAACCCGCTTTTCGCCGCTTTGGGCTTCGGCATCGTGGGCGTCAACGGAGGCGGCATTGTTCTCTCCGGTGATACGGACCTGGTTTACGTGTCTTCCGTGGATGGCGCGGGCAGCGCGGACAATCCGGTCACGGACCAGTCCCTCAACTTCTACCAGGCCGTCATTGTGGACCAGGACCTTTATGTCCAGTCGGACGGCTCCATGGTAATCAAAAACCTGACCGCACCGGGAACTGAGCCGGGCCAGACGGGCACGGGCAGCCTGATTGTCACCAATACGGCGGAGGACAAGGGAAGCATTGAACTGCAAAACAGCCTCTTCCATGACGGCGCGGGAGTGGATACTTCTTTTGCCGGGGACATCAGCGGCCTGAACGGGGCTGCGGCCAACACGGACCTCGTCAAAACGGGAGCGAACAAACTCACCCTGTCCGGGAATGTGTCGCTGGCCGGGGATATCATTGCGGAAGAAGGAACGCTTCAGCTCAACGGCACGGCTGACGTGGAAGCTCTGCATCTGAATTCCGCGGATGCGGGCTCCCCTGCAGTGATTGGAGTAGGAGGCCGCGCGACGGCCCAGGAGCTGGCAGGCGGCGACAACGGCGGAAAGCTGGATATCGCTCCTTCCGGAACATTGACGCTGACAGGCGCTACCGACGGCCTTTCCCATACGGAAATTTCCGGCCCCGGTACGCTGGCTATTGCGGAAGGCGCTTCTTTGGGGCTGGCTGCGGACAGTACGCTTTCCGGCGTGGTACTGGACCTGGGCGGTTCCCTGAGCCTGGAGGCAGACGGTTCTGCCGGCGGGCTGAACGGCTCCGGTTCTCTGGAACTGAATGGACAGACTCTGCAAATTCGGGCGGCTTCCGGCCAAACTCACACATATGATGGGACGCTGGGAGAAGGAACGCTGGATGTTTCCGGAGCGGGAACGCAGGTTCTGCGCAGCTCCGGCGCGGATACCGGTCTTACGGTCAGCGGAGGGAATCTGGTTCTCCAGGGCAACGCGGATGTGGATGGAAGCCGTCTCAGTTACGGCAATCTGGTCAACAACGGCAACCTGACCATTCAGGCCAGCGACAATTCCCTGACGGCGGTCAATACCACTCTGAGCGTGGAGAACGCTTCTTTCAGCAGCGGGTCCACTACTACTTTCACCTTAAATACTGATGCCGATATGACCGCCAGCTTCATAGAGGCTTCCGGAGACGTTGTCATTGAAGATGGCGCCTCTTTCCATGTCACCTCCATCCCGGACGTCAATATCACCTGGAAATCGGGCAATCCGATGGAACTCACGCTGATGGAGCTCACCGGCAACGGAACGATTGACCTGGGAGAAAATACGCTGACGGTCGGAGGCCTTTTCCTCACCTATTACAAGAATGCCCATCTGGTGCAGGAAGGAGATAAGGTGGTTCTGAAGGCGGAAGAACAGACGGACAATATCTATGCCGGCGTAGCGGACACGGCCAACTCCATGGCGGGAGCCAATCTGCTTTGGGATGCTGCCAGGAATGGTTCCGTAGACCAGACTGTCACGGATTTCCTGGGAGCCCTCAATAAGGACATGCTCAATAATCCTTCCGCAGCCAGGCATTCCCTGGCAGCGGTGGCAGGAAGCACAGTCAACGCGCTGGGTACGGCGCAGCGGGACGCCCTGCGCGACCAGATGGGCTGGATCCGCAACCGGACCACCCTCATGGGCGTCAACCCCGCCTACGTCAACGACGACCTCCCCCGCTTCCACATGTGGATGGAAGGCACGGGCTCCTACGCCCAGCTCGACACCCGGGGAGATGAAAGCGGCTACCGGCTCACCACCTGGGGAGGTACTGTGGGCATGGACGCGGACCTCAGCGACCGCGTCACCGTGGGAGCGGCCTTCACGGCCAGCTACGGAGACCTGACGGCCAGCGCGGCGGACAGCGCCGACGGCCACCTGGACAGCTACTACGCCAGCCTCTTCGGGCGCTACCAGAACAAACGCTGGGCGCACACGCTCATCCTGACGGGAGGATGGAACGACGCGACACTCAACCGTACGGTCAACTACGGGGAAGGAAGCTACAGCACGCAGGGCAGCACCGGCGGGTGGGGCCTTGGAGCCATGTACGAACTCACCTACGACATCTACCTTGACGAAAACCGCAGCAGCGTGCTGCAGCCGCTGTTCAACGCCTCGGTGGTGACGACGCGGATGGACGGCTATGAAGAAACGGGCGCGGGCAACGCGGGCCTGAACGTCGGCCGGCAGGACTGGACGACGGGAACAGTGGCGCTGGGCGGCCGTTGGATGGGTCTTGTAGGCAGCAACATCTTCGGACGTGAAGCGCTGGGGGAAATCCGGGTCAACGCGGCGCAGGACCTGGGAGACCGGAGGGGAGAAACAAACGTCACCCTGCTGGGCAACCCCGGCTTCACGCAAAGCGTGAGAGGGGCGAAAGCGGGAACGACGGCGCTGCAGCTCGGAGCGGGGCTGAGCGTGCCGGTGGGGACGAAAGGAACCGTCTTCGTCAACGGCAACGCGGACATCCGAGACGGGTCCAGCTCGGTGAACGGAAGCGTCGGCTACCGTTACGACTTCTAA
- a CDS encoding pyridoxal-phosphate dependent enzyme, with product MSILSDRLSEEILQARQRVYTVGEPTPLQRLNLPGIEAPVYAKREDLGPIRAYKWRGAFNCMAALSQEARDKGIVAASAGNHAQGVALAARVLNCHATIFMPRSTPEVKQTEVRRHGGRHVKIMLHGDCYDETAAAAHEYAETHGSTFVHPYDDLVTMAGQGTLADEVVMSGEGPFDRAYVAIGGGGLAASVACWLKKFWPRIKVIGVEGVDQASMKTSIEQGRRVNLDYVDVFCDGTAVHIPGELTYPLCRELVDEFVTVTNNEVCQAIRAMWESSRVVPEPSGAMSLAGFLKQWNRGEVQPEEKSFVVISGANMDFTHLTQIARQAGIGNHETRYLRISMDSKRGQVLKYLRHMPQDTTLVDVQYGKTEGDTQYPVFGIAASDEDLDTIRTTLKKKGIEFEDISEDDDVRFRMIHYQPELCQHPLFVHIEFPERAGAFLDFMERIADLASLCYFNYTYTGERVGRALVGMEFDTVEDRETIRERMSAFSKNIIRSIREISPEAFQRIMGGRQLTGNH from the coding sequence ATGAGCATACTTTCGGACCGTCTTTCCGAGGAAATACTGCAAGCCCGCCAGCGCGTCTATACCGTTGGCGAACCGACTCCTCTCCAGCGATTGAATCTGCCGGGCATCGAAGCCCCGGTATATGCCAAGAGGGAGGATCTGGGCCCCATCCGGGCTTATAAGTGGCGCGGAGCGTTCAATTGCATGGCCGCATTGAGCCAGGAGGCCCGAGACAAAGGCATTGTGGCGGCCTCCGCCGGCAATCACGCCCAGGGCGTCGCGCTGGCGGCCAGAGTCCTGAACTGCCATGCCACCATTTTCATGCCGCGCTCCACGCCGGAAGTGAAGCAGACGGAAGTGCGCCGCCACGGCGGCAGACATGTGAAGATTATGCTCCACGGGGACTGCTATGACGAGACGGCCGCTGCCGCCCATGAATACGCGGAAACCCACGGCAGCACGTTTGTTCACCCCTATGACGACCTGGTGACCATGGCCGGACAGGGAACGCTGGCGGACGAAGTGGTGATGAGCGGAGAAGGCCCTTTTGACCGCGCGTATGTCGCTATCGGCGGCGGCGGCCTGGCCGCATCCGTAGCGTGCTGGCTGAAAAAGTTCTGGCCCCGCATCAAGGTCATCGGCGTGGAAGGCGTTGACCAGGCTTCCATGAAAACCTCCATTGAACAGGGACGCCGGGTGAACTTGGATTACGTGGACGTTTTCTGCGACGGCACGGCCGTCCACATTCCCGGAGAATTAACCTATCCCCTTTGCCGGGAACTGGTTGACGAGTTCGTGACCGTTACCAATAATGAGGTCTGCCAGGCCATCCGGGCTATGTGGGAATCCTCCCGCGTCGTGCCCGAACCCTCCGGAGCCATGAGCCTGGCAGGATTCCTGAAACAGTGGAACCGGGGCGAAGTACAGCCGGAGGAAAAGAGCTTCGTGGTCATTTCCGGAGCCAATATGGATTTCACCCACCTCACCCAGATTGCCCGGCAGGCGGGCATCGGCAACCACGAAACGCGCTATCTGCGCATTTCCATGGATTCCAAGCGCGGCCAGGTGCTTAAGTACCTGCGCCACATGCCTCAGGATACGACGCTGGTGGATGTGCAGTACGGCAAAACGGAAGGAGACACCCAATACCCCGTGTTCGGCATTGCCGCTTCTGATGAAGACCTGGACACCATCCGCACAACACTGAAGAAGAAGGGAATCGAATTCGAAGATATCAGCGAGGACGACGACGTGCGCTTCCGCATGATCCACTACCAGCCGGAGCTGTGTCAGCACCCCCTGTTCGTCCACATTGAATTTCCGGAACGCGCAGGAGCTTTCCTTGACTTCATGGAACGTATCGCGGATCTGGCTTCCCTCTGTTATTTCAACTACACCTATACCGGAGAACGCGTAGGCCGCGCCCTAGTGGGCATGGAATTTGATACAGTGGAAGACCGGGAAACCATTCGGGAACGCATGAGCGCCTTTTCCAAAAACATCATCAGGTCCATTCGGGAAATTTCCCCCGAGGCCTTCCAGCGGATCATGGGGGGCAGACAGTTGACAGGCAATCATTGA
- a CDS encoding Maf family protein, which produces MLPPVILASQSPRRRELLEKAGIPFSVIVRDTEELKEASMPPQELCLHNAAAKAEAVFREHPDSTVIGADTLVFLEGLPLGKPGNEEEARTTLRKLSGHTHHVCTAVAIRSPLGMKDLAVLTEVTFRKLTERDIRRYMELVNVMDKAGSYAFQEYGEMIISSVRGDTDNVIGLPVRDVVTCLNGLGYRF; this is translated from the coding sequence ATGCTTCCCCCCGTTATCCTGGCCTCCCAATCACCCCGGCGGCGTGAATTGCTGGAAAAGGCCGGCATTCCTTTTTCCGTTATTGTCCGGGACACGGAAGAACTGAAAGAGGCTTCCATGCCCCCGCAGGAGCTCTGTCTGCACAATGCCGCCGCCAAGGCGGAAGCCGTGTTCCGGGAACATCCGGATTCCACCGTCATCGGCGCGGATACGCTCGTTTTTCTGGAAGGCTTGCCTCTTGGCAAACCGGGAAATGAAGAAGAAGCCCGGACTACGCTCCGGAAGCTCTCCGGACACACGCACCATGTATGCACGGCAGTCGCCATCCGTTCCCCGCTGGGCATGAAAGACCTGGCCGTGCTGACGGAAGTGACGTTCCGGAAGCTGACGGAAAGAGACATCCGCCGTTACATGGAACTGGTAAACGTGATGGACAAGGCCGGCTCTTACGCGTTCCAAGAATACGGGGAGATGATTATCTCTTCCGTGCGCGGGGATACGGACAACGTCATCGGACTGCCTGTCAGGGATGTGGTGACATGCCTGAACGGCCTGGGATACCGGTTTTGA
- the hflX gene encoding GTPase HflX, with amino-acid sequence MFEIREKPEMVERAMLVSIYFDPSEAGEKQAMLDELEDLVSNLGIGIAGKHLIKSRDMHAKFLCGTGKAQEVKQLALDCRADCVVFDNMLSPSQQREWERLVDECVIDREEVILDIFARRARTREATLQVELARMQYSLPRMARMWNHLDRQGGGSGGGKGGGGAARGEGEKQIEVDRRLARARIEAIQRELVLVTRQRATQRKERERQAVATAAIVGYTNAGKSSLLSLVSGSEVMARDMLFATLDTTTRKIELPHGQPLLLTDTVGFIRNLPHRLVEAFKSTLEEAVLADFLIQVVDASDPEAVRHYETTLEVLDELGAGDKPMVVVLNKVDLVPEERRGALETLLAPHFSGRVVAMSVKEGNGAGDLLNACVEMLESRVRRARFLIPYTRSDLVAAMHSEGKVFSTEYVEEGTLLEAVLPVAFYNKLGSFLADR; translated from the coding sequence ATGTTTGAAATCCGCGAAAAACCGGAAATGGTGGAACGGGCCATGCTCGTTTCTATCTACTTCGATCCCTCTGAGGCCGGGGAAAAACAGGCCATGCTGGATGAGCTGGAAGATCTTGTCTCCAACCTCGGCATCGGCATTGCAGGAAAGCACCTCATCAAATCCAGGGACATGCACGCCAAATTCCTGTGCGGTACCGGAAAGGCGCAGGAGGTGAAGCAGCTGGCGCTGGATTGCCGGGCGGACTGTGTGGTTTTTGACAATATGCTTTCCCCTTCCCAGCAGAGGGAATGGGAGCGGCTTGTTGACGAATGCGTCATTGACCGTGAAGAGGTCATTCTGGATATCTTTGCCCGGCGCGCCCGGACGCGGGAAGCTACCCTGCAGGTGGAACTGGCCCGCATGCAGTATTCTCTGCCGCGCATGGCCCGTATGTGGAACCATCTGGACCGCCAGGGCGGAGGCTCCGGCGGTGGTAAGGGCGGCGGCGGAGCAGCCAGGGGGGAAGGTGAAAAGCAGATTGAAGTGGACCGTCGCCTGGCGCGCGCCAGAATTGAGGCTATCCAAAGGGAACTGGTTCTGGTGACCCGGCAGCGTGCTACGCAGCGCAAGGAACGGGAGCGCCAGGCCGTCGCCACGGCTGCTATTGTAGGTTATACCAATGCCGGGAAATCCTCCCTCCTGTCCCTGGTGTCCGGGTCTGAAGTCATGGCCCGGGACATGCTTTTTGCTACGCTGGACACCACAACGCGGAAAATAGAGCTTCCCCACGGGCAGCCGCTGCTGCTGACGGATACCGTAGGCTTCATCCGCAACCTTCCGCACCGCCTGGTGGAGGCTTTCAAGTCCACGCTGGAGGAAGCCGTTCTGGCGGATTTCCTGATTCAGGTGGTGGACGCTTCCGACCCGGAAGCCGTGCGCCATTATGAAACGACTCTGGAGGTTCTTGATGAACTGGGTGCGGGTGACAAGCCCATGGTCGTGGTTTTAAACAAGGTGGACCTGGTCCCGGAAGAACGGCGCGGAGCTCTGGAAACGCTGCTGGCTCCCCATTTCAGCGGCAGGGTGGTTGCCATGTCCGTGAAAGAAGGGAACGGTGCGGGAGACCTGTTGAATGCCTGCGTGGAAATGCTGGAAAGCCGTGTCCGGCGCGCCCGATTCCTGATTCCTTATACCCGCAGCGACCTGGTGGCCGCCATGCATAGTGAAGGCAAGGTTTTCTCTACGGAATATGTGGAGGAAGGGACCTTGCTGGAAGCCGTGCTTCCTGTGGCCTTTTATAATAAACTGGGATCATTCCTGGCAGACAGGTAA